In the Tamandua tetradactyla isolate mTamTet1 chromosome 8, mTamTet1.pri, whole genome shotgun sequence genome, GCAGATTAAGCATTAAAAAGCAATGGGCATATAGAATTGagcaatacaatttaaaaattggcctAATGGGCATATATAGAACTCTGTACTTTCAAACTGCAGGGTGTAATTATTTTTCAAGTAGTATGGAAACGTTACAAAAATTGACCATATAACTGTGGCAATAAAGTAAGTTTTGACAAATTTCAAGAAGTTGAAACCATGCAGAATATGTTCTTTGACCACAAAATAATAAAGTTAGATATTAATATGTAAAAGATAACTAGAAAATCTTTGAttctataacattttaaaacaaccttttttggtaaaatttaaaaatacctaaataaCACTTcataaaaaaatgaggaaatggaaattagaaaatactttgaactgaataagaatgaaaatactACATTGCAAATCTTGTGGGATGTTGATAAATAGtattaaaaggggaatttatagatttaaatgaatatttaagaaaacaaagaggGCTAGAAATTTAAGTGATCTAAGAATTCATCTTAGGAAATTAGACAAAAAGAACAgtaaagaaagtagaagaaaggaaataataaaaaatgaaaagaaataataaaatcaagactagaaattaataaaatagaaaactgacatataaagaaagaatgaagaaagcaCCAAAAGCTAGTTTTTTAAGAAgactaataaaatagacaaacctcTGGTAAAAATGGtaagaacaaaaatagaaagaacaaataaccaATATTGGAAGAGATAGAGAGGTCATTATTATAGATGCTGTAGACATAAAAAGTAAAGATcatatgaataactttatgccaatacaTTTTCAATTTCAAATGAAATCAATACATTCTCTTTTAAAAGTACAAGAAGAACAAGAAGGCTAAGTAGCGCCATAAccattaaagaaactgaagcagAAGTCAAAACTTTacccacaaagaaaatttcaggccCAGATGGCTACAACAATGAGTTTACCAAATATTCAAGTAAGAAGTAATTCCAACATTAGAAAAAtttcccagaaaagaaagaatacttcccaattcattttatcaTACAAAGCTCAAACAAGGGctctatgaaaagaaaaataataggcCAATCTCACttatgaacacagatgtaaaaatcctaaataatATCTGAGTAAACTGAGTCCAGCAAGATACACATCATCACCAAGTCAGGTTTAGTCCAGGAGTAAAAGATTGGTTGaaacttaaaaacagaaattagtaTAATAACACAAATTATcataataaaggagaaaataatataatcatcTCATTAGATTCAGAAAATGTGTATGATGAAATTCATCGTCTATTTAGTAAAGTAAAAATACTAGGAAACAAGTAACAAGATTAGGAAAAAGACAAGAGTGCCTTGATTACCACTCATTCCACACTGTCCTAACCAATAGAAGAAGGCAAAGGAAAAAGGATAGGAGAGGGAGAATAGGAAAGGAGCAAACAAAATTGTAATTACTGTCAGATGATATGATTGTATATGTGAAAAATCCCAAAGATCTATGAATAAAACTATCTTAATTAATAAGAGGGTTTTATAAGATCCCTGAACTTAAAAtagtaatataaaaaaatcaattatatttctgtaTACCAGTAATAAACAATTAGACAATCAAACTTTAAGAAAGATCCTCTTTCACTGgcataaaaaaatacatactataCCTAAGGCTAAAGCTACCAAAAATGCGCAAGACTTTTAGgaagatatacatttttaaaaggcaactAAAGAAAACCtaattaaatggaaagatataacCTGTTAATGCATGTGAAGACTCAATATAATATAGATGTTAATTctccttaaattgatttatagattcaatcaaaattccaaaattatttttgtggAACTTGACAATCTGACTCTAAATTTCATATTGAAGTACAAAGGGTCAAGTAAGAAAGTGGGCCAAGACTTGCTCTACCAGATTCCAAGATTCCTCCatcataccatacacaaaaatgaattcCTGGTGGAATTGTGAAATACATAACCATAAAAGCTTTAGAAGATGATATCTGAAAAGATCATTATTATCTCTAAGTAGGAAAGAATTTCTTAATCAAGAAATGCCATACACTAAGCAAAAAGGAAATGACTGGCTAAACTGAACTAtcttaaaagaaaagatttttgtATATCAAAATATACTAAAAAGAGACCAGGAAGCTGGAGAATATATATGCAGTACAAATATCTGATAGAGAACTGGTATCCAGAGTATTAAGAACGTGCAGAAGTTGATAAGaaaaagatagccaatccaacaaaaaatacttgaacagataACAAAAGATGAAATCCAAATGGTCAACAAACCTATGAAACAGTTattaataatgaaggaaatacaAAGTAAGACCTTAGTGATATATCACTATATACCTACCAGAtgagctaaaatttaaaattggaCAACACCAAGTGTGTTGAGATTGTGGAACAAGAACTCTTATCCTGCTGATAGGAATGTTAGGATATATAAATCTTAGAGAAAAGCACACACTTGCACCTCAGCACATttataagaatgttcatagcagcattatttgtaagtCTCATACAGCAAACATAATTCTCAGAATGATTAAATTATAGGGTGTATTTTTACACAATAAAATTCTATATCGTATACTAAAATTATACATAATACACATTAAGTGGaaggaaaatgcaaaatgaaataatacatatgtAATATTGGTGAGACTAAACAATATTGTTTAGAAATATACATATAgtatttatcaaaatttattttggggCTTAATATTTAATCACTTTTTGTAAAGGTTCAATGTTTACTGAAAAGCATATGTATTCTTCTATTTGCTACAGGATTTATGTgcattcattatataaatataatatgcaTACATAGATCAGTGTTAATTTGTCTGCTTGATCTATCGATATgagaaatttaagttttaaaaattcctatcaTGACTGCGGATTTATCCatctttccttttaattctttatttttacttcatgcTTTTCCAGGCTATATATGGTTAGTTGTACAAATGCACATGATTATCatattttcctagtggatttttctttgtaatgCAATTTATGTCCCTCTTTGCCCATATTAATGCTACTTAATTTTAATACTTTGAAGAATATggctataaaatattttgttagaaTTTGCCTGATGTGTCTTTTTTATCCCTTTATTTTCTATGCACTACTTGTTTAGTTTTGTGTATTTTTagtgttttgcttttaaattgcCTTAGTAATAATAAACTGGACAGCTAGGCAGGTAGCCATGCGATTAGATTAGGTATCTAGTAACCTAGCCTGGACCATCAACAAGtggcatttaattttttctttgtttttgttttcttgttgttgcATTTAATTTGGAGGCTATTTCCAGGAAATCATTTTTCTGAGCTCTCGAGGGTCTCATGTAAAATCAGGATTTGGTTGGTAGAGGCTTTATTTTTTCTACTCTCacttgttaaaatggattaaaagattaactttacaaatgggaaaacagGTATTTTGGGGGTTAAAAATTTAAAGTCACTGCCATTATTTATATCATTTGGAAACAGGCAttatgaaataaacatctctcaaagttaaagaacttttttttaaggcTTTCGAAAAAATTAAATGCTTGTGGCTGTTggttttttctgttcattttcctattaaaaggctcaaagaaacatttttcaagTAAAAACACACTTTATGGGCTGGTAGCTTTGTAAATGAGGGGGGTTACTAGAATTGGGAAAGATGATTCGATTGGAAGAGATGGAGAGATGGTGCATTGAGTCTGTGATTAGATCAGGGGATTAATTCAATTAGAATTCTGATAGTATATATAAAGCCTGATCATaaccacagattttttttatatataaacagcctctccTAAAAGCAAATCATCTTTCTGAGTCTCGGTGTATCTTCATTCAAAATCAGGATTTCAGACTAGCAGAAAGTAAGTTACTTTTCTCCCCcttcaaaatataaaacagacAAAAGCAATAGCTTTTTACATTAGagtgtgtttttttcttgttaaaactcattttttcattcattcattcatttggaagATGTTTATTTCGTTGTGTTTTTTGCCTGTTGGTGCCAGGTGTTGTTTTTGGTGCTTGGCTCACATcactgaacaaaacaaagatcctTGCGCTTGTAGAATCTATATTCTGCATGGAAAACATAGATGAAGGATAGTAAAGGTAACATATAATTAGCCTATACAGGATAATGGAAGATGATACAtgttatgtaaaaagaaaaaagtagagcaAAAGAGGTTAAGGGAGATATGGAGTGTAGGGTATTAAGAAAGAAAGGGGGAGGAAAGTTGCAGTTTTAAATAGGGCTGTCAAGTAGTCCTCATCTGAGCAAAGACTTAAATAAGGAGGGCAAGATTGTCTGTTCTGGGTGGAAGAAACAGATAGTGCAGGGGTCCTAAGGCAGGAGTGCTGGGTGTGCTCAAGCAATACCAGGTAGCGATGTAGCCAAGAGGGGCATGTGCAAGAgatgaggtttaaaaaaaaaaaaaggagggaagggactGGAACAGGAGAGCTTTGTAGGCCATCAGGTGGACTTCGGCTATGTTGTGTGGGAAACCGGGAGTCAATGAATCCCACCTGTCTGACTGGATGCCTTTTTATTCTCATCCCATCCAGAtgtattaacttatttttttttaactgttgccAAACTGATGCTGTGAAGTGAAAATTCATTGTTAGTTCAGTGTAAAATCATGGTGGCTTGGACTAGGGCGGTGGCCATGGATTGAAAAGTGATGGCCAAATTTAGGgcatattttgaaagaattagcACGATTTACAGATGAACTGGATGTGAAGGATGAAGAAAAGGGAACTCAAGAATGAGCCCTGGCATTTTGGTTTGATGGTAGTGTCATTTAATGAAATGTTTAAGAGTGGAGGAGGAAAACtttctataaagaaaatcaagatTTTCATCTTGGACTTAAGCGGAAGGGACTTTTCCACTGTTGTTTTCCCGTTTCAAAGTTACAAAGAAAGAGTTTAGGGAAACCGCTTTTAAATGTTTAGTTTTGTGAAATTTTTTACATCTGAAAATGAGTTGGGGAGATTAGTTTCacttactcaacaaatatttattgagtgcctactatgtgcaaggACTATGTGATGACCTATCAAGATGAACTCAGCAAACAAGATCTCTactgagtgctttttttttttttttgcgacgGGAGAGGGGagatatctgattttttttcctgttgattgTCTTATTAAAACTTCATCTAACGCTTGAGTAGCCATCTTATTTATAATTGCATCTTGTGCTCTGGCAGTTGGGCCCACCGTTCTAAACGCTCAATGTCCGGTGAATAAACGAATGAATCGTTAATACTGACATCTTCCCTCCCACTAGAACtcacacttaaaaataataattttaacaaacaaTACTAATACAACCTTTGCTTTGAAGTCTAATATTTTTGCAGGAATGGTACCTTTATAAAGATCGTGGTTGCCCCCGtacatatttgttctttcttcataTCCAATTAAATGAAAACACTAGCTTTTCCGTAGCCCAACTCTCTAGGCTTGTTGGGTCTAGTTCAGGAGAAAGGAAGCAGGAGCCGGTGGATTTAAACAATTTGGTGTAATCCTTTTCCACGCTCTCTCCCGCTAGTCGGGGACGTGGTGTCGGCTACCCGGGGCTTTCCGTCCACGCAGTACCGGAATGAAGGAGTCTGGGAGGGGGTCGGGGAAGGAAAAGACGGAAGAGACATTAAGTAATTGGTTCTTGAaggtataaaatgatatttaGGGTCTACTCTAAAGCTCTGATTTCAAACGCCCGCCCCCTGAGCCGTTTCGGCCCCGCCCCTTGCTGTCGTCACTCCGACTTCCACCTTGGCCTCTGCGGATTGGTCTTTGTCTCAGCCTCCAAGGGGCGGCTAAAGCGCTTGGGTTTTGCTTCCGGGTCTTGGGCTTCGGCCTTGGGCGCAGAGGTTTTTGGGAACTAGGAGTCGTGATGGTGTCTGAGTGAGCTCCGGGTGTTCCTGCTTCAGATCTCCGCCAAAGTGAGCGGCAGGTGGGTAGCAGATTCTCTTTCTCATCTGGGAGGTGGGGCGAGAAAAGAAGGTTAGTCGGGCGCTGGAGAAGCGTCAGCGAGTTCCTGGAAATAGCCGAGAGCGGGCTCCCGGGGGGACGGAGTGATAAAGAATCCGGGGGAGTTGTGGGAGGCAGCGGCGCCCCCGGCGGCAGAAAACCCTGTTTTTCCCTCTGGAGACACGCCTTTCCCTTTGGAAAAATATAGAGaagtataccagaaataaaagatCCGTCCAGTTCTCCCATCCTTCCACATTGTGGCTTTTCCGAGGGCTAAGGGCGTTTAGTGTCACGTCTGCTAGGCAATATTTTAACCAACTACTTAAAGCTGAGAGTAACATAAGGAACAGGCCTCCGATTTTTGGTTATCGGAATCCTGTGAGGTGAGGCTCTTGTGTTTGAGAATTTGTTTAATTCTAACCTACAAAAAAATCTGATTTATAGGGTGATGGCTGTTGTAATAGAATAACTGAATCAATAAGATTGCTGGAGAATTTTTCCTATGTACCTGTCATTTGAAGTTTAACGAGCTTTTCTCCAGCTTAACTTTTCTCTAGGATACTTAATGACTTTGTCAGTGATATTTTAAAGTATCATTTTGTTTCTGTGGCTACTAGCCTATTTGCTGTTGTGCAAGTTTTAGATAAAATGGAAACCTTAGGGAGTCTAGTTGAGTTGAGGTTTTTTAAGTCATTCATGGCAGTACTGTAATTTGCAAGAGTTTTGACATGGTGAATCTCATAATTGCAATAACTCTACAGATGGCAGAAACAAACTAGGTGACTTGGCCCAGGCCACACAGGGGGAAGAACTGGAATATAAACACAGGTCTTCACTACAAAATTTTGTGTTTAGTAACAGCTTCCTAAGAAGCTGCATTCCTTGTATACCTTTAACGTCATAATTTGTTATCCTGAGAACTTTGAGAAAactatgttttgaaaattatttcacaaGGTTGACTATTGATTAAAACTTTATTAAATCAGTTTATCATATTGGAAATAACTTTGATACTATTTTTCTTCAAAGCATAAAAGATGACAACAGCAGCCAGGCCAACTTTTGAACCTGCAAGAGgtggaagaggaaaaggagaaggtgATTTGAGTCAGCTCTCAAAGCAGTATTCCAGCAGAGATTTACCCTCTCATACAAAGATAAAATACAGGTAATAAAGATActcattttttcttgtttacaGAATAAGACCAAGTGCATTTAATTGCATGGTCCTGAGACAGTAGCATGTTTGGGTTGTGTCATTTGAATTGTCTACTTTCATAGAAATAGAATATAATAGAGTATGTTTAACACTGAAATTATACTTTCTGATTGCAAACTTTCACAAACTTTCCATTAAACAGAAATTCCTATTAACTGGGAATTTCCATATGTAAGTGAAACAAAAACTGATACCTGATTACCTCAAAGAGACCATGCATCATCATGATTACCTCAGAGAGACCATACATCATCAATGCTGATCAATATGAGATTTAAAGTGTTACTATAAATAACTCTGAATTGATCtaatactaagaaaaaaattcatcacAATGCAGCCttacacaaatgaaatcaaaaggaaagatagacgataaagatggtataacctaggaatgcctagagtgtataatgatagtgactaaatgtagaaattttaaaatgtttttgcatgagataAAACgagtcaatactgcagggtgttgaaaatagacggcaattcatattttaaaacttcaacttctgtgtgaaactaaagcaaaaaaatgtttaattggcacaaaatttatattttgacttgtgcatttcctaatataatttatgtagacagtttaattgaacgctgtaagtacatggagccttgagtaggacatgagattttgtaggtttgtccagagtgatgcccctattaaaaaaaaaaattgcagcctTATTATGGGAAAGTATGTGATTTAGTTTGGGCTTCTTGAAATATAACCATCACACGAGTGCCTGTTAGTAAACTTCCGTTAGGTTAATGATCTTTTCTAGTTCCCTCTTATTCTTGAGAGACTGGAGACAAATGGGTTTTTTTGTGAATTGTTTCCATTTGCTACAGCCATATgtttgtttacaaatatttttgccCTGCTTTGTTTCTACTTTAGACAAACTACACAGGATGCCCCTGAAGAGGTTCGTAACCGTGACTTCAGGAGAGagttggaagagagagagagagctgctgCAAGAGAGAAAAATAGGGATCGCCCAACCCGAGGTACCAGCACTATCCCAGATGTTTGTCTCATAAAATTATATGTTAGAGATAGTTTTTCCTTTCATCAGATAACTGGAaggtacatacatatatatatatatatatatattagatatatattGGTGTAAGCTGTAACACTTTTTTAAATGATTAGACATGATATCTGAGAGTCATTCCAATTCCATCTTTTTATGCTTCTGTATGAGAATGAACATGATTGATCCAGAGATACTCAGTAATCATCATGTCTGTTCAGATCAAGGGGTGTAAGACTGTTTACACCAGCCGTGTGTTGTGAGGTTCCGTTGGTTCTGACTAAGGCTTTCCCATTTGTCACTGACAATTGGCGGTCCTCTAGAGGCATCAGATATAATATCTTTTCCAGTGTATGTAGACTGTTCCTAAATTTCCTGAGAGGGACCACCAGTTACTGCTGCGTAATCAGTAAGATCCCAGTTGTCATGATGATTAAAATCTAAGTTGTATGTGCCCACAATTCTCTAAAATGTTATAGGAAGTATAGTCTTTGTTTCAGTAAGCTCAATGATGATTGTTTTTCCGCAGAACATACAACCTCCTCCTCAGTGTCAAAGAAGCCTCGGTTAGACCAGATTCCTGCTGCCAACCTCGATGCAGATGATCCTTTAACAGAtgtaagttttctttctttctttcctcctgttCCAGTAATTTATTGATAATGGTTTTCTgaagtacttttttcttttggttttaagaAGTGGTCTGTGTTTATTTTTACTGATTTGGCCTCAGTGCtaaacttcatttcattttaaagcaGATAGTATTTTGTGGTTGACTTCAAAAACAGCAAGTTTTATTCTGGAGAACCAAATAAGAAATCAGTGTATTAAAGGATATGTTTCCCTAAAACATTTCCTGTACAAAACCCTGGAGATTGGGCTGCCATACTATGTAGCTTCACAGGGCACTCTTCACATTAGACTGTGTAAATAAGTAGCACTCCCTAGAGTTGTATGCACAGGGAGTCTTCATGTTAAATATGTTATGAGTGTTGTCCTTTGTGAACTTAATGGCTTCCTCCGTGCCGAGGGAAGGAAGTGATTTAAGCAGAAGATTTTTAAGGATTGCCATTTTTATTaatgttaaattcagtttgacACTATATACTTTGTAATAAATTTACTGTTTTCTACATTGGAAAAATCTGAGTGGCCTTTCATGAGTTGCTTCTAATTAAGCACATAAATCAGCAGTTAATTGTAGAGTTAACTGAGATTGAATTACTAAAAATGTAGTTAAATCAGGAACAGTTTTATGAGATTaatgatttttcatttgaaattattttcctttcagaattTATCCCTTTTTAAAGTTCTTATAATTATCCTTACTTTCTAGCTTACAGTTGTTTTGAGCTACATAAAATTATTTGGCCCTCTTAGGGTGATAATGGTTTATCACCCTCCATACATATGTTCTCTGTTTCAGTGGAAAGTGTTCCTtttctgaatttagaaatattttcacatgTATATTCCCTTTTGGCCATGAAAGATACTTTATGCTATTATAATCTCTGAAGCACACCAGGGGTTGACATTTTGGTAAGTATTCTCAGGCTATCTtactggattttattttattttttagtgagtttttttttttaatcatgatgTTTGAGTGCAACTGTCTCTCCCTCTAGGAAAGCCTACCCCCAAAGATATGATAAGTACAATTCTTAGGAGAAAATGAGCAGTGTGTGTTTTCTATCCAATCTCTTGGACTATCACTGTTCTTTCTTAGgaggaagatgaagatgaagattTTGAAGAggagagtgatgatgatgatactgCAGCTCTTCttgcagaactggaaaaaattaagaaagaaagagctgAAGAGCAGGCCAGGAAGGTAAAACAAAGTGTTAAATGTTTACATCTCTCCCATCTTCTTCATTCTACATACCAgagtagaaatttattttaattcaggtAATATCTTCTATATTAAGATTTCTCTTACCATGACTAGATCTTACAGTACCTCTAGAGctgtaaatttgattatttttctgaTATCTTAAATCTTCTGGTTATCT is a window encoding:
- the CWC15 gene encoding spliceosome-associated protein CWC15 homolog, which produces MTTAARPTFEPARGGRGKGEGDLSQLSKQYSSRDLPSHTKIKYRQTTQDAPEEVRNRDFRRELEERERAAAREKNRDRPTREHTTSSSVSKKPRLDQIPAANLDADDPLTDEEDEDEDFEEESDDDDTAALLAELEKIKKERAEEQARKEQEQKAEEERIRMENILSGNPLLNLTGPSQPQANFKVKRRWDDDVVFKNCAKGVDDQKKDKRFVNDTLRSEFHKKFMEKYIK